In the Colwellia sp. 20A7 genome, one interval contains:
- a CDS encoding extracellular solute-binding protein: MQRRTFIKTLSYLGVASAFPFLSARGFASPSRAIPVSELPELKGELTLYLGRGEGGLYEDVLDAIKKRNPNFNLRIRRGPTAALANMIMAEAKAGVSQADLFWAVDSGAIGQVADAGLAQKLPEDLTQQLQPEFRFSNWAPISGRIRTLPYNPDRVSAEQIPDSIMALPDTDLSVAWAPAYASFQSFITAMRLIEGDKATTQWLKGMKSKTKQYAGELGVVMAVERGEVDVGLANHYYTLRLKSGKPDARLALAFTKKDAGCLINASGVLALKEGKTATDFIRYLLSEEVQTYLSTEAYEIPLVGNLPTPAGIPSLDQISPPEVDLTKLADLRPTINLMRKAGII; the protein is encoded by the coding sequence ATGCAACGTAGAACCTTTATTAAAACACTTTCTTATCTAGGTGTAGCAAGCGCCTTTCCTTTTTTATCTGCTCGTGGCTTTGCTTCGCCTAGTCGTGCGATTCCGGTAAGTGAATTACCAGAATTAAAAGGAGAGTTAACCCTATACCTTGGTAGAGGTGAAGGTGGTTTATATGAAGACGTTTTAGATGCAATAAAAAAGCGTAATCCTAACTTTAATTTACGCATCCGCCGCGGACCAACAGCAGCTTTAGCAAATATGATCATGGCAGAAGCTAAAGCCGGTGTTAGTCAGGCGGACTTATTTTGGGCAGTTGACTCTGGTGCTATTGGCCAAGTTGCTGATGCTGGCCTTGCACAAAAGTTACCTGAAGATTTAACTCAGCAATTACAACCTGAATTCCGCTTTAGTAATTGGGCGCCTATTTCAGGACGTATTAGAACCTTACCTTATAATCCTGACCGTGTTAGTGCAGAGCAAATTCCAGACAGTATTATGGCCTTGCCAGATACCGACTTATCAGTTGCTTGGGCACCTGCTTATGCCTCATTTCAATCTTTTATTACCGCTATGCGCTTAATTGAAGGTGATAAAGCCACGACGCAATGGCTAAAAGGTATGAAAAGCAAAACTAAACAATATGCCGGCGAACTTGGTGTTGTTATGGCAGTTGAACGCGGTGAAGTTGATGTAGGTTTAGCAAATCATTATTACACCCTAAGATTAAAATCAGGCAAACCTGATGCTAGATTAGCATTAGCTTTCACGAAAAAAGATGCCGGATGTTTAATCAATGCTTCTGGCGTATTAGCCTTAAAAGAAGGTAAAACTGCGACTGACTTTATTCGTTATTTACTTTCTGAAGAAGTGCAAACGTACTTATCTACTGAAGCTTATGAAATACCACTTGTGGGTAATTTACCTACACCAGCTGGTATTCCAAGTTTAGATCAAATATCGCCACCAGAAGTCGATTTAACTAAACTTGCTGATTTAAGACCAACAATAAATTTAATGCGTAAAGCTGGCATCATATGA
- a CDS encoding DMT family transporter → MWIIFALLATIFFGARGIMYQWTSQKKLNRNLLLFGVFFVGFIISISGVILLDQQWYGWADVAVGLALGVGSFAANAFLHKGFSVGKASVISILSGLTPLFVLVFAFLLWNETLSSLQLLGFFIIFGGLYIIRYSNDISLTNLQGAQWGLLAALFFAFNDLLGKQSTLLEADTFATLTSMFGFGSFLFAMNWIVKRKSGVADEHDARSDWSEIKTFSCGLLIGLTNVAGMVAIISAFAIGNTGLVSAISGMNILIILLYSRIILKESFTRQELFGLTTAFIGVIVLRLSY, encoded by the coding sequence ATGTGGATAATTTTTGCATTACTCGCGACCATTTTTTTCGGTGCTCGAGGAATAATGTATCAATGGACATCACAGAAGAAGCTTAATCGTAATTTATTATTATTTGGTGTGTTTTTTGTTGGCTTTATCATCAGTATTTCAGGCGTAATCTTATTAGATCAGCAATGGTATGGATGGGCAGATGTTGCTGTTGGTTTGGCGTTAGGCGTTGGCTCTTTTGCAGCTAATGCATTTTTGCATAAAGGTTTTTCAGTTGGTAAAGCTTCCGTTATTAGTATCTTGTCAGGGTTAACGCCTTTATTTGTGCTGGTATTTGCCTTTTTGTTATGGAATGAAACGCTAAGCTCACTTCAGTTACTCGGCTTTTTTATTATTTTTGGCGGCCTGTATATTATTCGCTATTCCAACGATATTTCACTAACCAATTTACAAGGCGCGCAATGGGGATTACTTGCGGCTTTATTCTTTGCCTTTAACGATTTATTAGGTAAACAATCAACCTTGCTTGAAGCTGATACCTTTGCAACGTTAACGTCAATGTTTGGTTTTGGTAGCTTTCTTTTTGCTATGAATTGGATAGTAAAGCGCAAAAGTGGTGTTGCTGATGAACATGATGCTCGATCAGATTGGTCAGAAATAAAAACGTTTTCTTGTGGGTTACTTATTGGTTTGACTAACGTAGCAGGTATGGTTGCAATAATATCGGCTTTTGCTATCGGAAATACAGGGTTAGTTTCTGCCATTTCAGGCATGAATATTTTAATTATTTTGCTTTATTCTCGTATTATTCTAAAAGAGTCTTTTACTCGACAAGAGCTTTTCGGATTAACGACCGCATTTATAGGCGTTATTGTGCTGAGGTTGAGTTATTAG
- a CDS encoding aspartate dehydrogenase domain-containing protein, whose translation MKKKLALIGCGYLSQTIAQAIKEGTLPEYELIAVLGRNPIRTKQFADYFNCKPCTDIDGLMALKPEFVAEAASAESVIDYTERILADGAHIIVLSTAAFADVELYQRAVKVAADNNTKIYIAGGATGGFNLLQTAALMSATPIDVIITSKKSPGFIARTPFYKDGLMKITEQERVFTGTAKQIVEVFPYVFNVIYATSLASAGPEATKFNIDAVPNFTGDDYRIEVKGDNVALDLTIKSGDYAIAAWSIVSILKNAASPVVFM comes from the coding sequence ATGAAAAAGAAGTTAGCACTAATAGGCTGTGGTTATTTAAGTCAAACTATTGCTCAGGCAATAAAAGAGGGAACTCTTCCTGAATATGAGCTGATTGCGGTATTAGGTCGAAATCCAATCAGAACAAAACAATTTGCTGATTATTTTAATTGTAAACCTTGTACCGATATTGATGGGTTGATGGCGTTAAAACCTGAATTTGTTGCAGAAGCTGCATCAGCTGAGTCCGTCATTGATTATACTGAAAGAATATTAGCAGATGGTGCACATATTATTGTTTTATCTACGGCAGCATTTGCAGATGTTGAGTTATATCAAAGGGCTGTAAAAGTTGCAGCAGACAATAATACTAAAATCTATATTGCTGGTGGTGCAACGGGAGGGTTTAACCTTCTTCAAACAGCTGCATTGATGAGTGCCACACCGATTGATGTGATTATAACATCTAAAAAATCACCTGGCTTTATTGCTCGAACGCCTTTTTATAAAGATGGCTTGATGAAGATCACTGAGCAAGAAAGAGTTTTTACGGGCACAGCGAAGCAAATTGTTGAGGTTTTTCCTTATGTTTTTAATGTGATTTATGCCACCTCACTAGCGAGCGCTGGGCCCGAAGCGACTAAATTTAATATTGACGCCGTGCCTAATTTTACTGGCGATGATTATAGGATTGAAGTGAAAGGCGATAATGTTGCGTTAGATTTAACGATTAAGTCAGGTGATTATGCTATTGCAGCTTGGAGCATTGTTTCCATTCTAAAAAATGCTGCATCCCCAGTGGTTTTTATGTAG
- a CDS encoding zinc-binding dehydrogenase has translation MTKSNIQLTSTISADNKLTLALQNIEIPQPGADEVVIRLEAAPLNPSDLAVLFSVADMSTAKQSGTEQSPTITADVPAKFMPAVKTRVGKATPVGNEGAGTVVAAGSSPAAQALMGKTVAVIGGGTYRQFICANVQSCLVLKEGTTAKEGASSFVNPLTALAMVETMRAEGHKAIVHAAAASSLGQMLNRICIADGVDLINIVRKAEQETLLRDMGAKYVINSSSETFLADLTAAIIETGATIAFDPIGGGKLTSDILNCMEVAASRDMTEHSVYGSDTFKQVYIYGALDRGPITLNRNFGFAWAVNGFLLFNALGKLGTKTVMGMRKRVADEITTTFASKYTHEVSLAEALQLKSIAAYSKQATGEKYLITPQK, from the coding sequence ATGACAAAATCAAATATTCAACTAACATCAACAATCAGCGCAGACAATAAATTAACACTGGCTTTACAAAACATCGAAATACCACAACCAGGTGCTGATGAAGTCGTTATTCGCCTTGAAGCTGCACCATTAAATCCATCTGATTTAGCTGTGTTGTTCAGCGTTGCTGATATGTCAACAGCGAAACAGTCAGGCACAGAGCAAAGCCCAACAATTACGGCTGATGTTCCAGCTAAGTTTATGCCAGCAGTTAAAACGCGTGTAGGTAAAGCCACACCGGTTGGTAATGAAGGTGCAGGAACAGTAGTGGCTGCAGGCTCATCGCCAGCAGCTCAAGCATTAATGGGAAAAACAGTTGCAGTAATTGGTGGTGGCACTTATCGCCAATTTATATGCGCTAATGTACAAAGTTGCTTAGTATTAAAAGAAGGGACTACCGCTAAAGAAGGCGCATCTTCTTTTGTTAACCCTCTTACGGCATTAGCAATGGTTGAAACCATGCGTGCTGAAGGTCATAAGGCAATCGTTCATGCGGCAGCAGCATCGAGTCTTGGTCAAATGTTGAATCGTATTTGTATTGCTGATGGTGTTGATTTAATCAATATTGTACGTAAAGCTGAGCAAGAAACCTTGTTGCGTGATATGGGTGCAAAATATGTGATTAACTCAAGCAGCGAAACCTTCCTTGCTGACTTAACTGCAGCAATTATTGAAACAGGTGCAACCATTGCGTTCGACCCAATTGGTGGCGGGAAATTAACAAGTGACATCCTTAATTGTATGGAAGTTGCTGCGTCTCGTGATATGACAGAACATAGCGTTTATGGCTCAGATACCTTCAAACAAGTTTATATTTATGGCGCATTAGACCGTGGCCCGATTACCTTAAATCGTAACTTCGGTTTTGCTTGGGCTGTTAATGGATTCTTATTATTCAATGCACTAGGTAAACTAGGCACTAAAACTGTGATGGGTATGCGTAAACGTGTTGCCGATGAAATTACCACGACATTTGCTAGCAAATATACCCATGAAGTTTCATTAGCAGAGGCATTACAATTAAAATCGATAGCGGCTTACTCGAAACAAGCCACTGGTGAGAAGTACTTGATTACACCTCAAAAGTAA
- a CDS encoding glutathione S-transferase family protein, giving the protein MITLHGFAASNYYNLVKHVLLYKGISFQENLIYGGSDELLAISPTGKVPVITTTEGLNLSESSVICDFLEETYPTTALYPEKASERAVVRQIMKIAELYFELPSRRLIPYALSGTDAPESVKTEVRQVLKNRGINALSRLCKFSPWIAGEQFTMADIYVYYVNTIVNSFGTSQLEWDVLAEVPGMKEWNNKMSQLAITHKVEADRLTNMPDFIEKVTAQIKAASTK; this is encoded by the coding sequence ATGATTACTTTGCACGGTTTTGCCGCTAGCAACTATTACAACCTAGTGAAACATGTACTTCTATACAAAGGTATATCATTTCAAGAAAACCTTATTTATGGTGGTAGTGATGAATTACTAGCCATCAGTCCAACAGGAAAAGTACCTGTTATCACCACAACTGAAGGTCTTAACCTTTCTGAGTCGAGTGTTATTTGTGATTTTCTCGAAGAGACTTACCCAACCACAGCGCTATACCCTGAAAAGGCTAGTGAACGTGCCGTTGTTCGTCAAATTATGAAAATAGCAGAGCTTTATTTTGAATTACCAAGCAGACGACTTATTCCTTATGCACTGTCAGGCACCGATGCGCCTGAATCAGTTAAAACTGAAGTTCGCCAAGTATTAAAGAACCGTGGCATTAACGCCTTAAGCCGCTTGTGTAAATTTTCGCCTTGGATTGCAGGTGAACAATTTACCATGGCTGACATTTACGTTTATTACGTCAATACCATTGTTAACTCTTTTGGTACAAGCCAACTTGAATGGGATGTGCTTGCAGAAGTCCCCGGAATGAAAGAGTGGAACAATAAAATGAGCCAATTAGCTATTACTCATAAAGTAGAGGCAGATCGCTTAACAAACATGCCCGATTTTATCGAAAAAGTAACCGCTCAAATTAAAGCGGCTAGTACTAAATAG
- a CDS encoding LysR family transcriptional regulator: protein MDQLRAIRYFSKVVEMGSFTKAAGAFNVPPSSLSRRVADLEKSLGATLLKRSTRIVKLTEVGQIYYKDVQKILNQLEQSNETVRSYQTTPMGRLRISSMVGFGDKILLPLLDEFSALYPEIVLDVSLSDELSTLGRDDVDIAIRGGYAPNERVLAIRLMDNGFIPVASPGYLAEHGVPNNVMELKEHNGLYFKAPSGPTPWLCHMNDQWHDVSGPAVAISNNGPWLAKKACDGEGILMSTRWALASYLDSGQLQELKFEHELAITLNSDMAVYLLYQKQRYLVPKVKAAVDFLVEKIKVANEH from the coding sequence TTGGACCAACTACGTGCAATACGATATTTCAGTAAAGTAGTCGAAATGGGCAGTTTTACTAAAGCTGCGGGTGCGTTTAATGTACCACCCTCATCGTTGTCGAGACGTGTTGCTGATCTAGAAAAGAGTTTAGGAGCGACCTTATTAAAGCGTTCAACTCGAATAGTGAAGCTAACAGAAGTCGGGCAAATTTATTATAAAGATGTACAGAAAATACTGAATCAATTAGAGCAAAGTAATGAAACGGTGCGAAGTTATCAAACAACACCAATGGGGCGTTTACGTATAAGTTCAATGGTGGGTTTTGGTGATAAAATATTACTTCCGTTGTTAGATGAATTCAGCGCGTTATATCCTGAAATTGTATTAGATGTAAGTTTAAGCGATGAGTTATCTACACTTGGGCGTGATGATGTTGATATTGCTATTCGCGGTGGTTATGCGCCAAATGAGCGAGTATTAGCGATAAGACTGATGGATAATGGGTTTATTCCTGTTGCATCACCAGGTTATTTAGCAGAGCACGGTGTGCCAAACAATGTGATGGAGTTAAAGGAACATAATGGCCTTTATTTTAAAGCGCCATCAGGGCCAACACCTTGGTTATGTCATATGAACGACCAATGGCATGATGTTTCAGGGCCTGCGGTAGCTATTTCAAATAATGGACCATGGCTGGCGAAAAAAGCCTGTGACGGGGAGGGCATTTTAATGTCAACTCGTTGGGCGCTAGCCTCATACCTTGATTCAGGGCAACTACAAGAGCTTAAGTTTGAGCATGAACTAGCGATAACGCTAAATTCTGATATGGCGGTTTATTTGTTGTATCAAAAACAGCGTTACTTAGTACCCAAAGTAAAAGCGGCTGTAGACTTTTTGGTAGAAAAAATAAAAGTAGCTAATGAACATTAA
- a CDS encoding amidohydrolase family protein, which yields MKFTLLLSTCLLLSACVTKPTEHADIVISNATIVDVKTGELNKEQSLAIRDGVIIERSSHSLKNNYIVDKHIDANDQFIMPGLWDMHVHFGGGEELIAENKQLLPLYLAYGITTVRDAAADLSESVLSWREQVNNNQLVGPTIYTSGPKLEGKDSIWPGDFEVETVEEMHAAIDSLDDMNVDFIKITDSALTPALYLKAVKEVKKRGYQISGHIPFSLSVTDVSNAGLDAIEHMTYLLKAAAINEPEISRKVASGELSYRSALPIITANIDKQTALNKYAVLANNNTAVVPTLIGGQVIAYIDEDNHQNDEFLNYLGEGLKATYQWRVDRANKDTPEQKIARKERFIKTAQLLVLAQQAGVSIIAGTDAGFLNSYIYPGLSLHQELAIFSDYGLTPLQTLQSATLAGPKFLGKSEQFGELSKGKTADIIFLSDNPLTDVRNTQKLTGVVSHNRYYNQAVLAQLKARAKQLASN from the coding sequence ATGAAATTTACACTTTTATTGTCAACTTGCTTGCTACTTAGTGCTTGTGTCACTAAACCCACAGAACACGCTGATATTGTGATTAGTAATGCCACTATTGTTGATGTAAAAACAGGTGAACTAAATAAAGAACAGTCATTAGCTATTCGCGATGGTGTGATCATTGAACGCAGTAGTCATTCACTAAAAAATAATTATATTGTCGATAAGCATATTGATGCTAATGATCAATTTATTATGCCTGGCTTGTGGGATATGCATGTACATTTTGGTGGTGGTGAAGAGTTAATAGCAGAGAATAAACAACTGCTGCCATTGTATCTTGCTTACGGTATTACTACTGTTCGCGATGCTGCTGCTGATTTAAGTGAGTCAGTATTAAGCTGGCGTGAGCAAGTAAATAATAATCAGTTAGTTGGCCCAACCATTTACACTTCAGGACCAAAACTTGAGGGTAAAGATTCTATTTGGCCGGGTGATTTTGAAGTAGAAACGGTTGAAGAAATGCATGCGGCGATTGATAGCCTTGATGATATGAATGTCGACTTTATTAAAATTACTGATAGTGCGTTAACACCAGCGCTTTATTTAAAAGCGGTTAAAGAAGTTAAAAAACGTGGTTACCAAATATCGGGACATATTCCTTTTTCATTATCAGTCACCGATGTTTCTAATGCTGGATTAGATGCCATAGAACATATGACCTACTTATTAAAAGCAGCAGCTATTAATGAGCCTGAAATTTCAAGAAAAGTAGCGTCTGGCGAGCTTAGTTACCGTAGTGCTTTACCTATCATTACGGCAAATATTGATAAACAAACTGCATTAAATAAGTACGCAGTACTCGCTAACAATAATACGGCGGTTGTTCCAACCTTAATTGGTGGGCAAGTTATCGCTTATATTGATGAAGATAATCATCAAAATGATGAATTTTTAAATTATCTTGGTGAGGGACTTAAAGCGACTTATCAATGGCGTGTAGATAGAGCGAATAAAGATACTCCTGAGCAAAAAATAGCGCGTAAAGAGCGTTTTATAAAAACAGCTCAATTACTTGTGTTGGCACAACAAGCCGGTGTATCAATTATTGCAGGTACCGATGCTGGCTTTTTAAATTCTTATATTTACCCCGGCTTATCACTTCATCAAGAGCTTGCTATTTTTAGTGACTATGGCTTAACACCTTTACAAACGTTGCAGTCTGCAACGCTTGCCGGCCCTAAGTTTTTAGGTAAAAGTGAGCAGTTTGGTGAATTGAGTAAAGGTAAAACGGCAGATATTATTTTCTTAAGTGATAACCCGTTAACTGATGTGCGTAATACACAAAAACTTACTGGGGTGGTTTCACATAATCGCTATTACAATCAAGCTGTTCTTGCGCAATTAAAAGCGCGAGCCAAGCAACTTGCGAGTAATTGA
- a CDS encoding alpha/beta hydrolase, with protein MFFHFTGKCYIFLSLLVLSACSSNPTLMPTPNVFVNTHYLENDIPEALRETSMELIYVTDRGTSQKKNITYDASRSSSIAYGVAKVNFGDKSLPWSELLAQSNLQERSADLTYVLEQVDEQGRFPLSPYKFKIVEDRLQIDEEILERKSFHENRLNSQINQRLKNSNKKDVILFVHGFNNTFNESVFTLAGIWHFMKRQGVPVVYSWPAAAKGFNAYFADKESGQFTIFHLKETLRLLFKNPEIEKIHIIAHSRGTDVVTTTLRELIIENRASGGNPRKYLRIENLILAAPDLDFGIIKQRLMAEQFGPAFGKITIYTSQEDSALGISQWLTNGLSFGRLNTKDVNKNEQNIFNSVGNVSLIKVPKSGGFIGHDYFHSNPAVSSDLINLILYNAAPGSKERPLKKLENNFWSLGFDYLIDK; from the coding sequence ATGTTTTTCCACTTTACAGGTAAGTGCTATATTTTCCTTTCACTTTTAGTTTTATCTGCTTGTTCTTCCAACCCTACTTTAATGCCGACACCAAATGTATTTGTAAACACGCATTATTTAGAAAATGATATACCTGAAGCCCTACGTGAAACTAGTATGGAGCTTATATATGTTACCGATCGTGGCACCTCGCAGAAAAAAAACATTACATACGATGCAAGCCGCTCATCATCCATTGCCTACGGTGTTGCCAAAGTAAATTTTGGTGATAAATCACTACCATGGAGTGAGTTACTCGCGCAAAGTAACCTTCAAGAGCGCTCTGCCGATTTAACTTATGTTTTAGAGCAAGTAGACGAGCAAGGACGTTTTCCTTTATCACCTTATAAATTTAAAATCGTAGAAGATCGACTTCAAATTGACGAAGAAATTCTAGAGAGAAAGTCTTTTCATGAAAATAGACTCAACAGCCAGATCAATCAGCGCTTAAAAAACAGTAACAAAAAAGATGTTATTTTATTTGTTCACGGTTTTAATAATACCTTTAATGAATCAGTATTTACCCTTGCAGGTATTTGGCATTTTATGAAACGACAAGGTGTGCCTGTGGTATATTCTTGGCCTGCTGCTGCCAAAGGTTTTAATGCCTATTTTGCCGATAAAGAGTCGGGGCAATTTACTATTTTCCATTTAAAAGAAACCTTACGACTGCTATTTAAAAACCCTGAAATAGAAAAAATTCATATCATTGCTCATAGCCGTGGCACAGATGTAGTCACCACAACGTTACGAGAGCTGATAATAGAAAATAGAGCCAGTGGTGGAAACCCAAGAAAATATTTACGTATTGAGAACTTAATTTTAGCGGCTCCCGATCTAGATTTTGGCATTATTAAACAACGATTAATGGCAGAACAATTTGGACCTGCATTTGGAAAAATCACTATTTATACCTCTCAAGAAGATAGCGCCTTAGGCATTTCTCAATGGTTAACAAATGGCTTGAGCTTTGGCCGGTTAAATACAAAAGATGTCAATAAAAACGAGCAAAACATCTTTAATTCTGTCGGTAATGTTAGTTTAATTAAAGTACCAAAATCAGGTGGTTTTATCGGACATGATTACTTTCATAGTAACCCTGCGGTAAGCTCAGATCTTATTAACCTTATTTTATACAACGCAGCCCCAGGTTCAAAAGAGCGACCGTTGAAAAAGCTAGAAAATAACTTCTGGTCGCTCGGTTTTGATTATTTAATTGATAAATAG
- a CDS encoding TetR/AcrR family transcriptional regulator encodes MKEKSKRQTDPAIAQARREQVLCAAADCFRRKGYHGAGMAEISKTAGMSAGHIYNYFASKEAIIESIIEQDMEKMFSIFQEFEDQSGDLVTILIDGLDHAIDHHSDLNQSALNLEMFAEAARNDKVSEQLQKSDYYARKKMHSLLTGERSLIKDHSEIELESRIEVMFSMISGFTLRRALNPSVDKETILIALRPAMRVILVPFPTEEAIK; translated from the coding sequence ATGAAAGAAAAATCTAAAAGACAAACAGATCCTGCGATTGCGCAAGCTCGACGTGAACAAGTTTTATGCGCAGCTGCAGATTGCTTTAGACGTAAAGGTTATCACGGTGCAGGGATGGCCGAAATATCCAAAACAGCAGGAATGAGTGCAGGCCATATTTATAACTACTTTGCCAGTAAAGAAGCGATCATTGAATCGATTATTGAGCAAGATATGGAAAAAATGTTCTCAATTTTTCAGGAATTTGAAGACCAGTCAGGTGATTTAGTCACGATTCTAATCGATGGTTTAGATCATGCAATTGATCATCATAGCGATTTAAATCAAAGTGCACTTAATTTAGAAATGTTCGCCGAAGCTGCACGTAACGATAAAGTATCAGAACAGTTACAAAAATCTGACTACTACGCTAGAAAGAAAATGCATAGCCTATTAACAGGTGAACGCAGTTTAATAAAAGATCACAGTGAAATAGAGCTTGAAAGCCGTATCGAAGTAATGTTTTCAATGATAAGTGGCTTCACCTTACGTAGAGCACTTAATCCAAGTGTTGATAAAGAAACTATTTTAATCGCGTTGCGCCCAGCAATGCGTGTAATTTTAGTCCCTTTTCCAACTGAAGAAGCAATAAAATAA
- a CDS encoding efflux transporter outer membrane subunit, translating into MTFKTLSLASLSVVVLSACQMAPPREDIVLPVPESYAVQGEQGDIANLHWQQFFTNEKLQKLIEQTLTHNKDIKLAALNVQQVRALYQIEDSGLYPSLDIAASGTRQRLPGDLSSTGNSQISSSYSATVGMTAYELDLWGKVRNQSDQALQTLYASEQTQTSVKISLISELVGAWLNYAADKEQLALAMETLTSQKASLALTEKTYALGAASKLTLAQVQSTVAAAKVDIANYQRMLKRDKNALDLLVGMPVSAELLPVESLDEVLNFPNVPVGLPSELLEQRPDIKAAEFKLLAANANIGVAKAAFFPSITLTANAGTASTDLDNLFSGGTGTWSFIPSITIPIFNMGRNQANLDVAQTQQEIALTTYEQTIQQAFREVSDALTDREGYMQQLSALEELYNSNQVSFTLSEARFEKGADSYLQVLDAQRNWYSAGQQLISGKQAYIISQISLYKAVGGGWQRPTQQSE; encoded by the coding sequence ATGACATTCAAAACATTAAGTTTAGCCAGTCTAAGTGTTGTAGTGCTGAGTGCCTGTCAAATGGCACCACCACGTGAAGATATTGTACTGCCAGTACCTGAAAGTTATGCAGTACAAGGCGAACAAGGTGATATTGCCAATTTACACTGGCAGCAGTTTTTTACCAATGAAAAACTGCAAAAACTGATTGAACAAACACTGACTCATAATAAAGACATTAAACTTGCTGCCCTTAATGTGCAGCAAGTACGTGCGCTTTATCAAATTGAAGATTCAGGCTTGTATCCATCACTTGATATTGCTGCCTCAGGTACGCGTCAGCGCTTACCCGGCGATTTATCGTCAACAGGTAATTCACAAATCAGCTCGAGCTATTCAGCTACCGTAGGTATGACCGCGTATGAGTTAGATTTATGGGGTAAAGTTCGTAATCAGTCAGATCAAGCACTACAAACCTTGTATGCCTCAGAGCAAACTCAAACGAGTGTAAAAATTAGCTTAATCTCTGAATTAGTTGGTGCATGGTTGAATTACGCGGCTGATAAAGAGCAATTAGCGCTTGCGATGGAAACATTAACAAGCCAAAAAGCGTCATTAGCGTTAACCGAAAAAACTTACGCACTTGGGGCTGCATCAAAGTTAACCTTAGCACAAGTTCAAAGCACTGTAGCAGCGGCAAAAGTTGATATAGCTAATTATCAACGCATGTTAAAACGTGATAAAAATGCGCTTGATCTATTAGTGGGTATGCCTGTTTCAGCCGAGTTATTACCTGTTGAAAGTTTGGATGAAGTATTAAACTTTCCCAATGTACCCGTAGGTTTACCATCAGAATTACTTGAGCAACGCCCAGATATTAAAGCAGCTGAATTTAAGTTATTAGCCGCGAACGCTAATATTGGTGTAGCTAAGGCAGCTTTTTTTCCAAGTATTACCCTGACCGCAAATGCAGGCACAGCTTCAACTGATCTTGATAATTTGTTTTCAGGCGGTACTGGTACCTGGAGTTTTATTCCTTCAATAACGATACCTATATTCAATATGGGCCGTAATCAAGCAAATTTAGATGTTGCACAAACACAGCAAGAAATTGCCTTAACGACCTATGAACAAACTATTCAACAAGCCTTTAGAGAAGTTTCTGATGCGCTTACAGATAGAGAAGGTTATATGCAGCAATTAAGTGCACTTGAAGAGCTGTATAACAGTAATCAAGTATCCTTTACCCTTTCTGAAGCTCGCTTTGAAAAAGGTGCTGATAGCTATTTACAAGTGCTGGATGCACAACGTAATTGGTACAGTGCTGGCCAGCAACTTATTAGTGGTAAACAAGCTTATATTATTAGCCAAATTAGCTTATACAAAGCGGTTGGTGGTGGTTGGCAACGACCGACACAGCAGAGTGAATAA